Proteins from a genomic interval of Marmota flaviventris isolate mMarFla1 chromosome 8, mMarFla1.hap1, whole genome shotgun sequence:
- the LOC114099015 gene encoding olfactory receptor 5H19-like: protein MEKDNATSLTVFVLTGLIHQPQWKLPLFLLFLVIFLITLVGNLGLITLIWKDPQLHIPMYLFLGSLAFVDASISSTVIPKMLVNFLAKNKFISLFECMVQFFSFNISATTECFLLAAMAYDRYAAICKPLLYPVIMTNRLCINLLVLSFVGGLIHAFIHEGFLFRLTFCNSNIIHHFYCDIISLFKISCTDPSINYLIVFIFSGSIQVFTILTILVSYTLVLFTILKKKSARGIRKAFSTCGAHLLSVSLYYGPLLFIYVHPASPQVEDQDMMVSLFYTIIIPLLNPIIYSLRNKQVIDSVTKFLKRNV, encoded by the coding sequence ATGGAAAAGGACAATGCAACTTCACTGACAGTATTTGTTCTCACAGGACTTATACACCAACCACAGTGGAAACTCCCTCTGTTCCTGCTGTTCTTGGTGATATTCCTCATCACCCTTGTGGGGAACCTTGGGTTGATTACTCTCATCTGGAAAGACCCTCAGCTTCATATTCCCATGTACTTATTTCTTGGGAGTTTAGCCTTTGTGGATGCATCTATATCATCCACAGTGATTCCAAAGATGCTGGTCAACTTCTTAGCTAAGAATAAATTCATCTCTCTGTTTGAATGCATGGTAcaattcttttcctttaatatcAGTGCAACCACAGAATGTTTTCTCCTGGCAGCAATGGCTTATGATCGCTATGCAGCCATATGCAAACCTTTACTCTATCCAGTAATAATGACCAACAGACTATGCATAAATCTGTTAGTCTTGTCATTTGTAGGTGGACTTATTCACGCATTCATTCATGAAGGatttttattcagattaaccTTCTGTAATTCCAACATAATACATCACTTTTATTGTGATATTATATCATTGTTCAAGATTTCCTGCACTGATCCTTCAATTAATTatctaattgtttttattttctctggttcAATTCAGGTTTTCACTATTTTGACAATTCTGGTCTCTTACACACTTGTTCTCTTCACAATCTTAAAAAAGAAGTCAGCCAGAGGCATAAGAAAGGCTTTCTCTACCTGTGGAGCCCATCTCTTATCAGTGTCTTTGTACTATGGTCCTCTTCTCTTCATATATGTGCACCCTGCCTCTCCACAAGTAGAGGATCAAGATATGATGGTCTCTCTATTTTATACTATCATAATTCCTCTGTTAAATCCAATTATATACAGTCTGAGGAATAAGCAAGTCATAGATTCagtgacaaaatttttaaaaaggaatgtttAG